The Desulfococcus multivorans DNA window AGATCCGGCACGTCTTCGAGGCGCTCCCCGGCCTCTCCTGCCGCCTCCTGATCGAGACCACCGCAGGCCAGGGCACCGGCATCGGCCACACCTTCGAGGAGATCGCGGCGATCCTCGCGGCCGTCGACGCGCCGGACCGAACCGGCGTCTGCCTCGACACCTGCCACATCTTCGCCGCGGGCTACGACATCCGGACCCGCAAAACCTACGACCGCACCCTGGCGGATTTCGACCGGATCATCGGCCTGGACCGCCTTTTCGTCATCCACCTCAACGACGCCAGATCCGATTTCAACTCCCGGGTCGACCGCCACGCCCATATCGGCGAGGGCGCCATCGGCCTCGACGCCTTCGGCTTCGTCATGCAGGATCCCCGCCTCGCCCGCTGCCCCAAGATCATCGAAACCCCCAAGATGCGCGGGAAAACCGACATGGACTCGGTGAACCTCGACCGGCTGCGGGCCCTTGCCGAGGGAAATCCGGGGTAATCCGCAAAGGGCGGACACACAGGTCCGCCCCTACGGGGATCCGGGAACCATTCGCGATATGCGGGCCTGTTGCGGCAAACCCAAACCACGACGGCCGGATCGTATGACATTGCGGTCAACGTAGGGGCGGACCTGTGTGTCCGCCCTGATCCCGCGCCCCGTCATACAATGTTTTATACCCCGTCAAACGATGAACGGTTCCGATTGTTTGCCGCGATGATGGGGAGTCCGGGTGAATCCGCAAAGGGCGGACACACAGGTCCGCCCCTACGGGAACCTTGGAGGATGTTATTTTTCAACGGCAGCGATCGGCATGACCGCGAAATCGCCGTCGTGATTGATCACCGCCCACACGGAATCGGCATCGATCCCCCAGGTTCCCAATCCATAGCCGTCACGCCACGGGCCGCGCACAAAATTTTCGGAGCCGCCGTAATTCGCATCCACGGCATTGACCCAGCCCGATTCGCTCCTTGCGGCGAGGCAAAAGTTCTTATGGTTTTTGCCCGATTGATCCTTCAGCGCATTGCAGGTCATCGAGAGGGTATAGATATCGGTTTCCCGGCTCTCGTTTTCATCGGGCAGCATCCCTTCAAGCGCCTCGTCGTACAGGCTTAAATTATCGGTCATTCCCCAGAGGCTGAGGATATGGCTCACGGCACCGTCAACGCTGTCGGAATCCGTCCAGCCCGTCGTCACGAATTTGGAGAGCGGCCGCCCGACATAGTCGGTTTCAT harbors:
- a CDS encoding deoxyribonuclease IV; the encoded protein is MTREPESDAPLLLGAHFSIAGGLHKALYAAASYGCGALQIFTGNARTWKETPLTREAVDRFAQARQETGITEIAAHTAYLLNIAAPEAEKRIRSRVALAAELERCARLDIPYVVHHPGAHLGAGAEAGIANAASEIRHVFEALPGLSCRLLIETTAGQGTGIGHTFEEIAAILAAVDAPDRTGVCLDTCHIFAAGYDIRTRKTYDRTLADFDRIIGLDRLFVIHLNDARSDFNSRVDRHAHIGEGAIGLDAFGFVMQDPRLARCPKIIETPKMRGKTDMDSVNLDRLRALAEGNPG